A region of the Brachybacterium sacelli genome:
GCGAAGAGCGTGCGGATCGCCATGGTGGCCGCCAGCGTGATCGCCCACACGAACAGGCCGTGCGGCCAGATCCGGAAGGGCGCGTTCCACGCCCGGATCGCGAGATGGCCCAGCAGCACGCCGAGGGCGAACGGCCACCCGACCAGGACGATGTTCTCCGAGGTCAGCGGCGTGCCATGCTGCAGGAAGCCGATCGTGACGAAGAGGATGACGACCAACAGGTCGCCGACCAGGGCACCCAGGGAACGGAACATCGCCCTAGGCTACGTCCGGCAACCGGTGCACGCTCCCAGCCGCCGCCGAGCCTGTGAAGGGTGCCACGTTCGCGACGGGGCGAGGAGTCCGGCCGGTCTGGACGGTGGGCGCGCGGATCCTCGGGGCCGAGCCCGAACTACCATGGGGGCCATGCCTGAGACCTCTGCTCCGACCACGGCCCCTGTCGCGCTGCCCGTGCCGCGCGACGGCATCGTGGGCGCCGCTCCCTATGGCGCCCCGCAGCTCCAGGTCGAGCATGCGCTCAACGTCAACGAGAACCCCTACGGGCCCTCTGCGGAACTGGCCGCGGCGATCGGCAGCGCCGCCGCCGAGGCGGCCGCCGGCCTGAACCGCTATCCGGACCGCGAGGTGCTCGCACTGCGCGCCGACCTCGGCGACTATCTCGCCGCCGAGTCCGGCGTCCCCGCTCCTGCCCCCGAGGCGGTGTGGGCCGCCAACGGGTCCAACGAGGTCATGCACCAGCTGCTGCTGGCCTACGGAGGGCCCGGACGCACCGCGCTGGGGTTCGCCCCCCACTACTCCATGTACCCCGAGTACGCGCGCGACACCTACACCGGGTGGGAGATCGCCGCACGGGGCCCGGCCCCCGAGTTCACGCTGACCGCGCAGGCCGTCACCGAGGCGATCGCCGCGCACCGGCCGAACATCGTGGTGCTGACCAGCCCGAACAACCCCACCGGCACCGCGCTCACGCTCGACGTGGTCGAGGCCGCTGCGAGCGCCCTGGCCGGGACCGGTGGCCTGCTCGTGGTCGACGAGGCCTACGGCGAGTTCCGCCGCGACGGCGTGCCCAGCGCGCTGACCCTCCTGGAGACCCACCCGAATCTCGTGGTCACCCGCACCATGTCCAAGGCCTTCGCCCTCGCCGGGGCGCGCCTGGGATATCTGGTGGCCCACCCTGCGATCGTCGACACCGTGCGGGTGGTGCGCCTGCCGTACCACCTCTCGGCCGTCACCCAGGCCGTCGCCCGCACCGCTCTCGCCCACCGGGAGGAGCTGCTGGGGAAGGTCGCGCTGCTGCGGACCGAGCGCGACGCCCTGGCCGAGCACCTGGCCGGGCGCGGCCACGCCGTCGCGCCGTCCGACGCGAACTTCATCCTGTTCCGCACGTTCGCGGACCGTGACGCCGTGTTCGAGGATCTCCTCGAGCGCAGCGTGCTCGTCCGGGCCGTCGGCCCGGACGGATGGCTCCGCGTGTCCGTCGGCACGCCCGAGAACAACGCCGCATTCCGCTCCGCCCTCGAGGAGGCCGACCCCCGATGACCGCTGCCGATCCCACCGCCGTCCCCGTGCGACCGTCGCGTCGGGCGAGCATCGCCCGCACCACCCGTGAGTCCTCCGTCGAGGTCACCGTCGATGTCGACGGCACCGGCCAGGTGGACGTCTCGACCTCCGTGCCGTTCTTCGACCACATGCTCACGGCCCTGGGGACCCACGCCCGCTTCGACCTGACCGTGAGGGCGAGTGGTGACACCGAGATCGACGCCCACCACACCGTCGAGGACACCGCGATCGTGCTCGGCCAGGCGCTGCGGGAGGCGCTCGGCGACAAGAAGGGCATCGCTCGCTTCGGCGACGCCCTAGTGCCGCTGGACGAGTCGCTGGCCCAGGCCGTCGTGGACCTCTCCGGGCGCCCCTACTGCGTGCACACCGGTGAGAGCGAGGCGCAGGCCCTGCACCTCATCGGCGGTCACTTCACCGGCTCGCTGACCCGTCACGTCTTCGAGTCCCTCGCCCACCATGCCGCGATCTGCCTGCACATCCGGCTGATCGACGGGCGCGATCCCCACCACGTCGTCGAGGCCCAGTTCAAGGCGCTCGCCCGCGCGCTGCGCGCCGCCTGCGCCTACGACGACCGGGTGCTGGACGTGCCCTCCACGAAGGGAGCGCTGTGAGCACCTCCGACCCCCGTGACCCGCACCGGGATCCCCCCGAGGGACCCGACGACGGGCAGGATCCCGGCCGGCCCGCCGACGACATCGACGCCGAGTTCGCCCGCCTCACCGAGGGGCTGTCCCTCGACGACGCCCCGTTGACCGTCGAGGACGTGCTCACCGACGGGACCGAGGACGAGCAGGAGCCCACCATCGCCGTGGTCGCGACCTCCGTCGCCTCGGCCACGGCGCTCGCCGGCGCGATCCGCCTGGGCCGGGAGGCCCGCACCGACGGGATCGACATCCCCACCGGCAGCCGCACCCTCGACACCCGCACCGGCGCGATCGCCGTCGGCGCGCTGACCGAGACGGCTGCCCACGATCTCGCGGCCATCGCCTCGGCCGCTCTGCAGCGCAACGGCATCGTGCTGTTCTGGCGCCGCGGCGACCGCATGACCGCCTCCCGCTATCGCAACGGTCAGCGCGGAGAGGACATCTCGCCCGCGATCGTGCTCGGCGCGGTCGACGACCTGGTCGAGGAGCTGCTGCTCGGCGCGACGGACCTGGGGGAGCTCGACGAGGGCATCGACCCCTCGACGATCACGCGTGCCGAGGCGCTGTCTTGGATCGCCGGGAAGGGGAAGAACAAGTGAGCGCGGAGGCCACCGCCCCGCGCGTCGTCGTCCTGGACCACGGATCAGGCAACGTCCGCTCCGTGGTGCGCGCCCTCGAGGCCGCCGGGGCCGAGGTCGAACTCACCGCGGACCGGAAGTCGGCGCTGGCCGCCGACGGTCTCGTGGTCCCCGGCGTCGGGGCGTTCGCTTCCACCTGCGAACAGGTCCTCGCCGTCGGCGGGGACCGCCTCATCGAGCGCCGCCTGGCCGGCGGGCTGCCCGTTCTCGGGATCTGCGTCGGCCTGCAGATCCTGTTCGACGCGGGCACCGAGCACGGCGTGCGCAGCGCGGGACTGGGCCAGTGGCCCGGCGAGATCACCCGGCTCGAGGCGTCCGTCGTGCCCCACATGGGCTGGAACACCGTCGAGGCGCCGACGGAGACACGGCTGTTCGCGGGCATCGAGGAGGAGCGCTTCTACTTCGTCCACTCCTACGCCGCCCGCACCTGGGAGATGGAGCCGATCGGCTCCCTGCCCGCGCCGCTGGTGACCTGGGCCGAGCACGACGGCGACCGCTTCATCGCGGCCGTCGAGAACGCCGCGCTGACCGCGACCCAGTTCCACCCCGAGAAGTCCGGTGAGGCCGGGGCGGCGCTGCTGTCCAACTGGCTGCGCACCCTCCCGCGCCGCGGCACCGCGGCGGGAGCGGCGGAGGGCCTCGAGGAGCCGGTGCGATGATCTACGCCTTCCTCCTGCTGTTCGCCGGCGGCATGGTCCTCGGCGGCGCCTGGTCCTTCTACCGCTCCCGGAAGCCCTGGTGGGCGGTCGCGGGCATGGCCCTGGCCGGTCTCGCCTGCGTGGCCGTGTCGATCTGGAGGCTCCAGAGCGGCTGACCTCGTCGGCCCTGCGCCGCCCCCCGGCAGCGCGCATGACCGTCCCACCGGCCGCCTACAGGCCCGGCCATCGGCCGCCGCATCGATCCCTCCCGAGCCTCGTCCCACCGAACCCGCCCGACTCCTCGATCCCCCTTGCGGGCATCGACCCCGTTCCACCCCGCCGCCAGGAGGCACCCCATGACCGCTCCCGTGCTCGAGCTGCTCCCCGCCGTCGACGTGCAGTCCGGCCAGGCCGTCCGCCTGGTGCAGGGTGAGGCGGGCTCCGAGACCGCCTACGGCGCACCTCTGGACGCCGCCGTCACCTTCCAGGAGGGCGGGGCGAACTGGCTCCACCTCGTCGACCTCGACGCGGCCTTCGGACGCGGATCCAATGCCGGCCTGCTGGCCGAGGTCGTCGCCGCCGTCGACATGAACGTCGAGCTCTCCGGCGGCATCCGCGACGACGAGTCCCTCACGGCCGCACTGGCCACCGGGTGCCGTCGGGTCAACCTCGGCACCGCTGCGCTGGAGAACCCCGAGTGGACCGCGGAGATCATCGCCGAGCACGGAGACCGGATCGCCGTCGGCCTCGACGTGCGCGGATCCACCCTGGCCGCCCGAGGCTGGACCCGCGAGGGCGGCGACCTCTGGGAGACCCTGGAGCGCCTCGACGAGGCCGGCTGCCAGCGCTACGTGGTCACCGACGTCACCAAGGACGGCACGCTGCGCGGCCCCAACGTCGACCTGCTGCGCGAAGTGTGCTCGCGCACCGACGCCGCGGTCGTCGCCTCCGGCGGCATCTCCTCGCTCGAGGATCTGCGCGCCCTGCGCGAGCTGGTTCCCGAAGGCGTCGAGGGTGCGATAGTCGGCAAGGCCCTGTACGCCCGGGCCTTCACGATGGGCGAGGCGTTGGACGTCGCGGGGCGGCCGTGACCGAGGGGCCTGGGCGCCCGCAGGACGCCGAGGGGGCCGGCGGGGTGACCGGGGCCGAGGCGGAAGGCAGGGCCGGTGGAGTCAGCGGAGAGACCGGGGCCGACCTCGCAAGCGGGGCCGACGCAGCGGGCAGCGCCGACGCAGCGGGCAGCGCCGACGCAGCGGGCAGCGCCGACGAGATGCACCGGCCAGAGGGCACTGACCGCTCCGCGCGCGTCGAGCAGGCGCATCGCGCGCTGCCCGCCCACTTCCGCGAGAAGTCCCCGCTGACCGACACCGCCGGCGTGCCCTGGGCAGGGCGGGACTACACCGTCAGTCCCTTCCCGGGCGATGACGGTTCCGCGCCACCCGAGCTGGCTCGGGCGCTGAGCGCTCACCGCGGTGGCGAGGACCCGCACCGTCAGGCCCTGGTGGCGGCCCTCGCCGCCGGCCGGGTGCTGGTGCCGATCATGGCGGTCGCCACCGGGACCGACACCACGGCGCACGGGGTGACCGGCGACAACGGGGCCGACATGGCGATGGTCTCGATCACCGCGCCAGACGGGTCGACGGTGCTGCCGATCTTCACCTCCGTCGCGCAGCTGGCAGCGTGGCGCACCGACGCCCGTCCGGTGCCCGTGGTGGCGCCCCAGGCGGCGCAGGCGGCCGTGCAGGAAGCGTGCACCGCTCTGCTGGTCGACGCCGCGACCGCAGAGGACGAGGGTGGCCCGATCCTGCTGCCCCGCTCGGTGCTGTGGGCGCTGGCGCAGGGGCGGGAGTGGATCCCGCCCCATCTCGACCTCGAGCTCGTCGGGGTGCTGAGCCGCCTGGCCGAAGCGACGGACCAGGTGGCGGAGCTCGCCGCCCGGGCGGGGGAGCGCAGCGAGATCGACCTCCACCTGCGGCTGGCCCCGGGACTCACCAAGGGCCAGGTCCGCGCGGTGGTCGACGAGGTCTCCGCGCGCCTCGGCGCCGAACCGCTGGTCGCCGAACGCATCAGCTCGCTGCGACTCGTCCTGGGGTCCTGACCGGTTCGAGCGACAGGAGCGCCCGCGACGGCGGGGGATGGGCCGCGGGCGCGGGCGTCGGGTGCGTCAGGAGACGCGGCCGGTGTACTTCTCTCCGGGGGCCTCTCCCGGGGCGTCCGGGAAGGGGAGCGCCTCGGCGAAGGCGAGCTGCAAGGAGCGCAGTCCGTCGCGCAGCGAACGAGCGTGCTCGTTGCCGATCTCGGGAGCGGCGGCGGTCACCAGACCGGCCAGCGAGGTGATCAGCTTCCGCGCCTCGGCGAGGTCCTGGTACTGACCGGTCTCCTCGTCCTCGGCCAGACCGACCTTCACCGCGGCGGCGCTCATCAGGTGCACGCAGGCCGAGGTGATGATCTCGACCGCCGCGACCTCGGAGATGTCGCGCAGCGCCTCGGCGGAGTCCTCGGCCTGGCCTGTGATGTCGTGGTCGTGCGTGACGTTCATGGAAGTCCTTCGTGCTCAGGGGTGCGTGGTCACCGGCGGTGACCACGGCGGGAACAGGTGATGGCCGCTCGTGCGACGGTCGGTCGTGCCGTGATGCCGGGCTCAGCCGCCCAGCGGGAGGATGCCGTCGCCGGCGGAGGCGTTCTCGGCGAAGTCGATCTCCACCTCGGCCGGCTCGGAACCGATCGGGACGTCGTAGACGAGGTGGAAGGTGGCGCTCTCGCCGGGTCCGACGGTGCCATAGGCCTTGCCCTCGCCGATGTGCTTGCGCGAGGCGTCGGAATCGGTCTCGTAGGTCTCGCCGTCGGCGGTCCGCAGCGTCTCGTGGCCGTCGATCGAGACCGTGGCGTCGGTGGCGTTGTCCACCTCGAGGGTGACGACGACGAACTCGCCCTCTGCCTCGACGGCCCCGGCACCCGCGTCGCCGACCGACTGCACGCCCGGCTCGGTGCTCACCTCCCGGACGGTCACCTCTCCGATCGCGACCTCGCCGGCGGCGCTGTCGCCACCGTCCGCGGTGGCCTCGGGGGCTGCGCCCTCGGAGGGATCGGGACTCAGCGCGCGATAGGCGAGGATGCTGCCACCGATGGCGACGACCAGGATCAGCGCTGCGACCACGGCGAGGGAGGCGATCAGCACGCGAGGTCGACGGGAGTCGGGAT
Encoded here:
- a CDS encoding SseB family protein; this encodes MTEGPGRPQDAEGAGGVTGAEAEGRAGGVSGETGADLASGADAAGSADAAGSADAAGSADEMHRPEGTDRSARVEQAHRALPAHFREKSPLTDTAGVPWAGRDYTVSPFPGDDGSAPPELARALSAHRGGEDPHRQALVAALAAGRVLVPIMAVATGTDTTAHGVTGDNGADMAMVSITAPDGSTVLPIFTSVAQLAAWRTDARPVPVVAPQAAQAAVQEACTALLVDAATAEDEGGPILLPRSVLWALAQGREWIPPHLDLELVGVLSRLAEATDQVAELAARAGERSEIDLHLRLAPGLTKGQVRAVVDEVSARLGAEPLVAERISSLRLVLGS
- a CDS encoding DUF1844 domain-containing protein, with product MNVTHDHDITGQAEDSAEALRDISEVAAVEIITSACVHLMSAAAVKVGLAEDEETGQYQDLAEARKLITSLAGLVTAAAPEIGNEHARSLRDGLRSLQLAFAEALPFPDAPGEAPGEKYTGRVS
- a CDS encoding DUF4352 domain-containing protein, with translation MGIDRDTSGEPDPRDGSSPSAADASDPSRSGGPGASSGATQEYGYGAPPPAGNEETPPTGTDGAYPVPPGSTGAGYATDPDPGRGADSGATPEGVADHGIVEDADSVAAGNAPGQGPRTSTPPASGLHPETGLRPGTAPRAVLRPVPEGFPTPPPRPARPNRRPAPKTEADPDSRRPRVLIASLAVVAALILVVAIGGSILAYRALSPDPSEGAAPEATADGGDSAAGEVAIGEVTVREVSTEPGVQSVGDAGAGAVEAEGEFVVVTLEVDNATDATVSIDGHETLRTADGETYETDSDASRKHIGEGKAYGTVGPGESATFHLVYDVPIGSEPAEVEIDFAENASAGDGILPLGG
- a CDS encoding histidinol-phosphate transaminase, whose protein sequence is MPETSAPTTAPVALPVPRDGIVGAAPYGAPQLQVEHALNVNENPYGPSAELAAAIGSAAAEAAAGLNRYPDREVLALRADLGDYLAAESGVPAPAPEAVWAANGSNEVMHQLLLAYGGPGRTALGFAPHYSMYPEYARDTYTGWEIAARGPAPEFTLTAQAVTEAIAAHRPNIVVLTSPNNPTGTALTLDVVEAAASALAGTGGLLVVDEAYGEFRRDGVPSALTLLETHPNLVVTRTMSKAFALAGARLGYLVAHPAIVDTVRVVRLPYHLSAVTQAVARTALAHREELLGKVALLRTERDALAEHLAGRGHAVAPSDANFILFRTFADRDAVFEDLLERSVLVRAVGPDGWLRVSVGTPENNAAFRSALEEADPR
- the hisH gene encoding imidazole glycerol phosphate synthase subunit HisH; amino-acid sequence: MSAEATAPRVVVLDHGSGNVRSVVRALEAAGAEVELTADRKSALAADGLVVPGVGAFASTCEQVLAVGGDRLIERRLAGGLPVLGICVGLQILFDAGTEHGVRSAGLGQWPGEITRLEASVVPHMGWNTVEAPTETRLFAGIEEERFYFVHSYAARTWEMEPIGSLPAPLVTWAEHDGDRFIAAVENAALTATQFHPEKSGEAGAALLSNWLRTLPRRGTAAGAAEGLEEPVR
- the priA gene encoding bifunctional 1-(5-phosphoribosyl)-5-((5-phosphoribosylamino)methylideneamino)imidazole-4-carboxamide isomerase/phosphoribosylanthranilate isomerase PriA, which translates into the protein MTAPVLELLPAVDVQSGQAVRLVQGEAGSETAYGAPLDAAVTFQEGGANWLHLVDLDAAFGRGSNAGLLAEVVAAVDMNVELSGGIRDDESLTAALATGCRRVNLGTAALENPEWTAEIIAEHGDRIAVGLDVRGSTLAARGWTREGGDLWETLERLDEAGCQRYVVTDVTKDGTLRGPNVDLLREVCSRTDAAVVASGGISSLEDLRALRELVPEGVEGAIVGKALYARAFTMGEALDVAGRP
- the hisB gene encoding imidazoleglycerol-phosphate dehydratase HisB; translation: MTAADPTAVPVRPSRRASIARTTRESSVEVTVDVDGTGQVDVSTSVPFFDHMLTALGTHARFDLTVRASGDTEIDAHHTVEDTAIVLGQALREALGDKKGIARFGDALVPLDESLAQAVVDLSGRPYCVHTGESEAQALHLIGGHFTGSLTRHVFESLAHHAAICLHIRLIDGRDPHHVVEAQFKALARALRAACAYDDRVLDVPSTKGAL